The genomic window GTTCATATAAAAACAGAGTTGTATATACAAAAGAGGTTACTGAACAAAGCTGTCCAATCAGAACATTATGTCCACCAAAACTCAGAACAGAAGCATTTGTCATTGTCAACATTAGCCCATTGTATTTCCTCTTAAACAATCTGCAAACTAGGTTAAATGTCTTAAAAAAACTGAACTTGTGCTTTAATGAAATGTGTAATTTATTTACCTGTTCATCGTGGATTTTTAAAATTTCAGTGAGAACATCTGCGGTCTTCCCAGTTTTTGATGCTTTCTGTCTGAATAAGGTCATCAGTCGAGGAAGATGGCGGTCAAGCTCAGAATAGAATGTGTTGGGCAGGTTCTGATTCGTAATCCGCTGGAACTCTGCATACAACTACATTGAAATAACAGTAGGAGAATACAGCAACACAGGAGTTTAATTTCACAAATCTAGCAGACATTTATACAGAAGAAAACTGTGGCAAAATGAGTAAGAATCACAATTTTAAGTGAGAGAGCTGATCCACATTACCTCAGATTCTATTTTGAGAGCAGGCCAGAGGTTCATGAGCTCGTTCACTGGTGGGCAGGACATCACTATGGTCTGTCGGCGTAGGGGAAATGTGGTCTCCATCATCTTTCTAATGAGGGGCAGGTCCTTCTCAGTCTTCTTGACTTCCTCAACAATTGTCTGCCTCAACTCCTCAAGGCTTGAAGGATCCTTTCCTTGGGCAAAGTTGGGTAGGAAGTTCACTTCTGCTCGCTTGGGTCTTTTAATGTTGGAATGTGAAGGTTCATTTTCAGGATTACTTCTACTTCTTCTTCCAGCATTAACGGTGACCTCCTGACATCCAGCACGCCTCATCTTGTTCCTGTAATTGCCCATTTTGAACTTGAGGCTGTATTTCCATCCATTCCAGCCACTCTCAGATCCTGCTTCCTTCAGGCAGGGATGTTTGGCTACAAGAGCCTCAGCAGCCATTGTGATGTCTTTATCACTTGCGTAAGCCTTAAAACCATATATAGTAGATGCAAGCTTTtctaaaatgtcatgctttaggTCTCTTGTCACTTTAAGGGGTGTGTGGTTCTTCTCATATTCCGCATTCCCATCTCTAAGTTTCAGCTCAACATCAAAAGCAAAGGTGGGAACTGGAAAAGGTCCCGTAGGCCACCTGCTGAGACGCTCTGGAGAGGACACATCTGAAAGCAGAATAGTAGATGCAATAGAACTGGAGTCTTGTGAAAGTGAAATGTGCACAACTGCTTTTTGTGGCAATTCCTCAATGTCTTTCAGGGATGTAAGTTTTCCATCGAAGTC from Alosa sapidissima isolate fAloSap1 chromosome 9, fAloSap1.pri, whole genome shotgun sequence includes these protein-coding regions:
- the LOC121719429 gene encoding uncharacterized protein LOC121719429 isoform X2 → MAAASPEPMILRVVEPDQARKLKLNSRPASVDALINILKEQLDIDLDFDLLYEDPDFDGKLTSLKDIEELPQKAVVHISLSQDSSSIASTILLSDVSSPERLSRWPTGPFPVPTFAFDVELKLRDGNAEYEKNHTPLKVTRDLKHDILEKLASTIYGFKAYASDKDITMAAEALVAKHPCLKEAGSESGWNGWKYSLKFKMGNYRNKMRRAGCQEVTVNAGRRSRSNPENEPSHSNIKRPKRAEVNFLPNFAQGKDPSSLEELRQTIVEEVKKTEKDLPLIRKMMETTFPLRRQTIVMSCPPVNELMNLWPALKIESELYAEFQRITNQNLPNTFYSELDRHLPRLMTLFRQKASKTGKTADVLTEILKIHDEQEIHDIFTKRTTALRALPVYLREDVSDFFRTCTDESDEPELDGIAVGLLTVISDHDAVQSPVHYQPVRVSVVIESDAVVSLPRLGEAFLVIFGLIYALHLSYPKALTNTFEFIQKILLGLEGGKLSPKLQTLKNDLML